A region from the bacterium genome encodes:
- the hisB gene encoding imidazoleglycerol-phosphate dehydratase HisB: MRKGEVVRETRETRITLALTLDGQGTADVSTGVGFLDHMLELFARHGLFDLAVSARGDLEVDAHHTVEDVGICLGLAVRDALGSAEGIRRYGWVVLPMDEALATVALDLGGRPYLAVDLPTLDGEMGGFAMELLPEFFQAFCGNAGANLHIRVDAGRNRHHIAEAIFKAFARALDQAVTHDPRVKGVPSTKGRIGE, translated from the coding sequence ATGAGGAAAGGTGAGGTGGTCCGTGAGACCAGGGAGACCAGGATCACCCTTGCCCTTACGCTGGACGGGCAGGGAACAGCCGACGTTTCCACCGGTGTGGGTTTTCTTGACCACATGCTGGAGCTTTTCGCCCGCCACGGTCTGTTCGACCTGGCGGTCAGCGCCCGTGGAGATCTCGAGGTGGACGCCCACCACACTGTGGAAGACGTCGGGATCTGCCTGGGCCTTGCCGTACGGGACGCGCTGGGTTCAGCAGAGGGGATCCGCCGTTACGGCTGGGTGGTCCTCCCCATGGACGAAGCTCTCGCCACTGTGGCCCTGGACCTGGGAGGACGACCCTACCTCGCAGTAGACCTGCCCACCCTCGACGGTGAGATGGGCGGGTTTGCCATGGAGCTGCTGCCCGAGTTCTTCCAGGCCTTCTGCGGCAACGCTGGAGCAAACCTTCACATCAGAGTAGACGCGGGCCGCAACCGGCACCACATCGCGGAGGCCATTTTCAAGGCGTTCGCACGCGCCCTGGACCAGGCGGTGACCCACGATCCAAGGGTGAAGGGTGTGCCCTCGACCAAGGGCCGGATCGGAGAGTGA
- the hisH gene encoding imidazole glycerol phosphate synthase subunit HisH, which translates to MTPAGSRNKPTVVVVDYGMGNLRSAQKGLEKAGVRAVVSGDPGVVASADGVVLPGVGAFKDCMDNLRSSGLVKPVLDAIAADRPFLGICLGMQLMLSVSEEFGMHEGLGVVPGRVVRFPSGQGRKVPHMGWNRLHLAGQSPLFQGVPEGSFFYFVHSYYAVPEDDSVVGGWTDYGVRFCSAISRGRLFATQFHPEKSHRHGLKILENFSRIVADHKEG; encoded by the coding sequence GTGACGCCCGCCGGCAGCCGGAATAAGCCCACCGTGGTCGTCGTCGATTACGGGATGGGCAACCTGAGGAGCGCCCAGAAAGGGCTCGAGAAGGCCGGGGTTCGGGCAGTGGTCTCCGGCGACCCGGGTGTTGTGGCCTCGGCCGACGGTGTCGTCCTTCCCGGCGTGGGCGCTTTCAAGGACTGCATGGACAACCTGCGATCATCCGGGCTGGTCAAACCGGTGCTGGACGCCATTGCCGCTGACAGGCCCTTTCTGGGGATCTGCCTTGGGATGCAGCTTATGCTGTCCGTGAGCGAGGAGTTCGGGATGCACGAGGGGCTTGGCGTCGTTCCCGGCAGGGTTGTGCGGTTTCCTTCGGGCCAGGGGCGCAAGGTGCCCCACATGGGATGGAACCGGCTGCACCTGGCCGGCCAGAGCCCCCTTTTCCAGGGCGTTCCGGAGGGGTCTTTCTTCTACTTTGTGCATTCATACTACGCCGTACCCGAGGACGACTCGGTGGTGGGAGGGTGGACCGATTACGGAGTGAGGTTCTGCTCGGCCATCTCTCGCGGTCGGCTGTTCGCCACCCAGTTTCACCCCGAGAAGAGCCACAGGCACGGACTGAAGATCCTTGAGAACTTCAGCCGCATCGTGGCTGATCACAAGGAGGGATAG
- the hisA gene encoding 1-(5-phosphoribosyl)-5-[(5-phosphoribosylamino)methylideneamino]imidazole-4-carboxamide isomerase — protein MLILPAIDLKGGKCVRLYQGDMGTAKIYSDSPEETALRWQNMGAKMLHVVDLDGAMAGEPRNLGAISRILQAVDIPIELGGGIRTAAIVEDYLQLGVSRVILGTAAYQNRKMPREMCGEFPGRIAVGIDARGGFVAVQGWQEVTELRAMDLARELEDAGASHIIYTDIARDGALSGPNLEATAQLAEAVSIPVVLSGGMHSHKDLAAAAKLEGKGVKAVILGRSIYEGTIDLVKAITEIQKEGDTL, from the coding sequence ATGCTGATTCTGCCGGCCATCGACCTGAAGGGAGGCAAGTGTGTTCGCCTCTACCAGGGAGACATGGGAACGGCCAAGATATATTCGGATTCACCGGAGGAAACAGCGCTGAGGTGGCAGAACATGGGGGCGAAGATGCTCCATGTTGTGGACCTTGACGGCGCCATGGCCGGTGAACCGCGGAACCTTGGGGCCATCTCGAGGATACTCCAGGCTGTTGATATCCCCATCGAGCTGGGAGGCGGGATCCGCACTGCTGCCATTGTGGAAGATTACCTTCAGCTCGGGGTGTCCAGGGTGATCCTCGGTACAGCCGCCTACCAGAACCGGAAAATGCCGCGCGAAATGTGCGGCGAGTTCCCGGGCCGGATAGCGGTGGGCATCGACGCCAGGGGGGGGTTCGTAGCAGTACAGGGGTGGCAGGAGGTCACGGAACTGCGCGCCATGGATCTTGCCAGGGAGCTTGAGGACGCAGGCGCCAGCCACATCATCTACACCGACATCGCACGGGACGGAGCCCTTTCCGGGCCGAACCTGGAAGCTACGGCCCAACTGGCAGAGGCGGTCTCCATCCCCGTGGTCCTTTCGGGGGGGATGCACAGCCATAAAGACCTCGCGGCGGCCGCGAAGCTCGAGGGAAAGGGGGTCAAGGCGGTGATCCTGGGCCGGTCCATCTACGAAGGGACCATCGACCTTGTGAAGGCCATCACCGAGATCCAGAAGGAAGGCGACACCCTGTGA
- the hisF gene encoding imidazole glycerol phosphate synthase subunit HisF gives MARRIIPCLDVTEGRVVKGVRFVNLIDAGDPVEVAAAYNEQGADEVTFLDITASSDKREIILEVVKKTAETVFIPLTVGGGVRTLENIRDLLKAGADKVSINTAAVDRPEFVQEASRRFGSQCIVVAIDAKRVPARDSSMAWEVYVHGGRTPIGIDAVGWAARMQEYGAGEILLTSMDRDGTRDGYDLELTRTIADRVDIPVIASGGVGTLEHLYDGFVQGGASAVLAASIFHFKEHTVGEAKEYLASRGVPVRL, from the coding sequence CTGGCCCGCAGGATCATCCCCTGCCTGGACGTGACAGAGGGGAGGGTGGTCAAGGGTGTCCGGTTCGTGAACCTCATCGATGCCGGGGACCCGGTTGAGGTTGCCGCGGCCTATAATGAGCAGGGCGCCGACGAGGTGACTTTCCTGGATATCACCGCCTCCTCGGACAAGAGGGAGATCATCCTGGAGGTGGTCAAAAAGACCGCCGAGACGGTGTTCATCCCCTTGACCGTGGGCGGCGGTGTGAGGACCCTGGAGAACATCCGGGACCTCCTGAAGGCCGGGGCCGACAAGGTGAGTATCAACACGGCAGCCGTGGACAGGCCCGAGTTCGTGCAGGAGGCCAGCCGGAGGTTCGGATCCCAGTGCATCGTCGTGGCCATCGATGCCAAGCGTGTTCCGGCTCGGGACAGCTCCATGGCGTGGGAGGTCTACGTTCACGGGGGTCGCACCCCGATCGGGATCGATGCGGTCGGGTGGGCGGCCCGCATGCAGGAGTACGGCGCGGGGGAGATCCTCCTGACCAGCATGGACAGGGACGGCACCAGGGACGGCTACGACCTGGAGCTCACGCGGACCATCGCGGATCGCGTGGATATCCCGGTCATCGCCTCCGGAGGGGTCGGGACCCTGGAACACCTGTACGACGGCTTCGTTCAGGGCGGCGCAAGTGCGGTCCTGGCCGCCTCCATCTTTCATTTCAAGGAGCACACGGTAGGGGAGGCAAAAGAGTACCTGGCCAGCCGTGGCGTGCCGGTGCGACTTTGA
- the hisIE gene encoding bifunctional phosphoribosyl-AMP cyclohydrolase/phosphoribosyl-ATP diphosphatase HisIE yields the protein MTIDLTQLKFDSDGLIPAIVQDADNGEVLMMAWMNGDAVKKTAETGLTHFFSRSRQKLWQKGESSGHVQTVTEILFDCDADCLLVKARQEVAACHMGHRSCFYRNLLGEVVGEAVFDAGEVYGDKESREIFDRLFGVVMDRKKNPSEGSYTAKLLAGGPGAIGGKVIEEAGELVGAAAGGVREEVIHETADLIYHTWVLLAGAGVSPQDVREELAKRFGTSGLEEKKQRT from the coding sequence TTGACTATCGATCTTACCCAGCTGAAATTCGACTCCGACGGGCTCATCCCGGCCATTGTGCAGGACGCCGACAACGGCGAGGTGCTCATGATGGCGTGGATGAACGGGGACGCTGTCAAAAAGACAGCCGAGACCGGCCTGACCCACTTTTTCTCCCGTTCCCGCCAGAAGCTGTGGCAGAAGGGGGAGTCCTCCGGCCACGTACAGACCGTCACCGAGATCCTTTTCGACTGCGACGCGGACTGTCTCCTGGTCAAGGCGCGGCAGGAGGTGGCGGCATGCCACATGGGCCACCGTTCCTGCTTCTATCGCAACCTGCTGGGGGAGGTGGTGGGCGAGGCCGTCTTTGACGCCGGTGAGGTATACGGCGACAAGGAGAGCCGGGAGATCTTCGACAGGCTGTTCGGTGTCGTCATGGACCGGAAGAAAAACCCCTCAGAGGGCTCCTACACCGCAAAGCTGCTGGCAGGGGGCCCCGGGGCCATCGGCGGGAAGGTCATCGAGGAAGCAGGCGAGCTTGTCGGTGCTGCAGCCGGGGGTGTCCGTGAAGAGGTGATCCACGAGACGGCGGACCTCATCTACCACACGTGGGTCCTCCTAGCCGGGGCAGGCGTCTCTCCCCAGGACGTGCGGGAGGAGTTGGCGAAGAGGTTCGGGACTTCCGGCCTGGAGGAGAAAAAACAAAGGACGTAG
- a CDS encoding histidine triad nucleotide-binding protein, which yields MSDCIFCRIVAGDIPAKVAYEDDDILAFEDISPKAPVHILLIPKRHFATLNDPEGSDAPLLGKMMLKAAELAGERRVAEAGYRVLVNTNPQGGQEVFHLHMHLLGGRQMVGMG from the coding sequence ATGTCTGATTGCATCTTCTGCAGGATCGTAGCCGGGGACATCCCGGCCAAGGTGGCGTACGAGGACGACGATATCCTGGCCTTCGAGGACATCAGTCCCAAGGCTCCCGTGCACATCCTCCTCATCCCCAAACGTCACTTTGCAACCCTCAACGACCCCGAAGGTTCCGATGCACCGCTTCTTGGAAAAATGATGCTCAAGGCGGCCGAACTGGCCGGGGAAAGGCGGGTGGCCGAGGCCGGTTACCGGGTCCTGGTCAACACCAACCCCCAGGGCGGGCAGGAGGTGTTTCACCTCCACATGCACCTGCTGGGGGGACGGCAGATGGTGGGGATGGGTTAA
- the rpsU gene encoding 30S ribosomal protein S21, with translation MPGVRVRENESFEGALRRFKKQCEKSGILSEVRKREYYEKPSIQRKRKIIAARKKMAKLVKKQTR, from the coding sequence ATGCCTGGTGTAAGGGTCAGAGAAAATGAAAGCTTCGAGGGTGCCCTTCGCCGTTTCAAGAAACAGTGTGAGAAATCAGGAATTCTCTCCGAAGTAAGGAAGCGGGAGTACTACGAGAAGCCCAGCATCCAGCGCAAGCGGAAGATCATCGCCGCGCGCAAGAAAATGGCCAAGCTGGTCAAGAAACAGACGCGATAA
- a CDS encoding GatB/YqeY domain-containing protein, which produces MKLIDRINEDLKRSMKAKDGTRVSVLRFLLASIKNREIEKKGALEEEAVLAEVASSAKRRRESIEAFREGERPDLVDKESAELAILEEYLPEQISEDEVRRTVLEVVTGIGARSPADLGKVMKELMPKLQGRADGKLVSRIVREILSD; this is translated from the coding sequence TTGAAACTCATCGATCGCATTAATGAAGATCTGAAAAGATCCATGAAAGCGAAGGACGGAACGCGAGTTTCCGTCCTTCGCTTCCTTCTGGCCTCCATCAAGAACAGGGAGATCGAGAAAAAAGGGGCTTTGGAGGAAGAGGCGGTCCTCGCCGAGGTCGCCTCCTCAGCCAAGCGGCGCAGGGAGAGCATCGAGGCCTTCCGCGAGGGAGAAAGGCCGGACCTTGTGGACAAGGAGTCGGCCGAGCTGGCTATCCTGGAAGAGTACCTCCCGGAGCAGATATCGGAAGACGAGGTCAGACGCACGGTCCTGGAAGTCGTGACCGGGATCGGCGCCAGGTCGCCAGCGGACCTTGGCAAGGTCATGAAGGAGCTCATGCCGAAACTGCAGGGCAGGGCTGACGGCAAGCTTGTAAGCCGGATCGTCCGGGAGATCCTTTCCGACTAG